A segment of the uncultured Desulfobulbus sp. genome:
GATCCGTGGGACGGGGTGATTTCAGCCCCATTGACTATTACGGCGTACCCCTTGAAGAGATATCTGGGTTGATTCAAGCCTTTAACCACATGGCCAAAGAACTTGAGATCCATCAGGAAGACCTCATTCAAACCCGTAAGATCGCGGCGATCGGCACCTTTACAGCCGGCATTGCCCATGAGCTCAACAATCCGATCAACAACATCGTGCTCACCGCTGAGAGCCTCAAAGAGGAGATGGAGGATGAACCGGATCCCGAGAGGATGGAGATGCTGACCGATATCATCACCCAGGCTGAGCGGGCGGCGGAGATCGTGAAGAACCTGCTTGATTTCAGTCGTACCGAGCGCCCCATCTTCAGCCAGCTGGACCCGGAGTTGATCGTGAGCAGCAGCATCAATCTGGTTAAAAATCAGCTCAAGGATGTCGGGTTGCAGTTTGAAACATGCATCGGAGACGATCTGCCCCTGGTCTGCGGCAACCTGGGCAATCTGCAACAGGTCTTCACCAACCTGTTGCTCAACGCCATCCAGGCATCTCCTCGAGAAGGACGTATTCGTTTCTGTGCGGAACTGGCTGAAAAACCGGGATTCATAGCCTTCAGCGTCCAGGACTTTGGCGAAGGCATACCGCAGGATCTGCAACACAAAATCTTCGAGCCTTTCTTTTCAACCAAAGAAGTCGGCAAGGGAACGGGGCTCGGATTGGCCCTGTGTTACTCGCTGATCAAACGGCATGGAGGCACAATCAAGGTGGAAAGCCAACAAGGCCTAGGCACCCTCTTCACGGTTCTCCTGCCCTATCTCGAGCAGACAGCAGAGGGGACCCAATTTGGAGGTATGGTATGAGCACACTGAGACTTGCCATTGTTGACGACGAGGAGATCGTCTGCCGCCGACTGGGGCAGGCCCTGGCCAAGGAAGATTTTGCCATTGAATCCTTTATCATCGGCCGCTCCTTTGTCGAGCGCATGCTTCAGGATCCCTTTGATATAGTCCTACTGGATATGCGGTTGCCAGACATGGATGGGTTGGAGATACTGGGAAGGATCAAAGCCCTGCGTCCTGAAACCGAGGTGATCATCATCACCGGCTACAAGAGCGTGGAGAGTGCGGTGGAAGCCATTCGTAAGGGGGCCTTTCATTATATTGCAAAGCCGGTCAACCTGGCTGAGATTCGCCTCCTGGTGAACAGCGTCCGGGAAAAAATCCTCATGCGCCTGGAAAATCAGCGATTACGTGAAGTGCTCAAAGGGGATTCCGGACTCACCTCGATCATCGGTAACAGTCCGGCCATTCAGGAGCTGTTTGCGATGATACGTAAGGTGGCGCCCGTGGATTGC
Coding sequences within it:
- a CDS encoding ATP-binding protein — encoded protein: MGTHLGKLGQEVMGAGSRLVNPGSIKGKIFTIFSVAFLSIAALTALNLWNFGTLKQHLLISERYDDLLNNILEVRRFEKNFLIYGDSRNMQESLDYLDRIDELVKDLSTDLSSLTSEQSLAAFKANLKEYRLMASSLAANAKISPAPMRTIGKGLTDEADQFRQSKRKRVHAAIVRISFLPFAFLAILLSLLLLVLWLISHGLLKPLTLIKETTRSVGRGDFSPIDYYGVPLEEISGLIQAFNHMAKELEIHQEDLIQTRKIAAIGTFTAGIAHELNNPINNIVLTAESLKEEMEDEPDPERMEMLTDIITQAERAAEIVKNLLDFSRTERPIFSQLDPELIVSSSINLVKNQLKDVGLQFETCIGDDLPLVCGNLGNLQQVFTNLLLNAIQASPREGRIRFCAELAEKPGFIAFSVQDFGEGIPQDLQHKIFEPFFSTKEVGKGTGLGLALCYSLIKRHGGTIKVESQQGLGTLFTVLLPYLEQTAEGTQFGGMV